A genomic region of Conger conger chromosome 6, fConCon1.1, whole genome shotgun sequence contains the following coding sequences:
- the zgc:123321 gene encoding protein YIPF5-like — protein sequence MGDFQQFEPDFYQSEYYIDDQEQPAYSYEDAAHQDIDYDAPSPSVYAPAMGLGHPDPPYTGHVFQPAKDSGTDAYTSTDTFEDEPPLLEELGINFDHIWQKTLTVLNPFKPADGSIMHETDLTGPILFCVALGATLLMAGKIHFGYVYGISAMGCLGLYSLLSLMSLVCISYGCVASVLGYCLLPMVGLSTFAIFFSLQGILGTLFALLVIGWCSLSASKIFISTLEMEGQQLLVAYPCALLYGVFALLTVF from the exons ATGGGGGACTTCCAGCAGTTTGAGCCGGACTTTTACCAGTCGGAGTATTACATAGATGACCAGGAGCAGCCAGCTTACAGCTATGAGGATGCTGCCCACCAAGACAT AGACTACGATGCCCCCTCGCCCAGTGTCTACGCCCCAGCCATGGGTCTGGGCCATCCTGATCCACCCTACACTGGGCACGTGTTCCAACCTGCAAAGGATTCTGGGACAGATGCCTATACAAGCACAGATACTTTTGAGGATGAGCCCCCATTGCTGGAAG AATTGGGAATTAACTTTGATCACATCTGGCAGAAGACTCTGACTGTGTTGAACCCATTTAAACCAGCAGATGGCAGTATCATGCATGAAACAGATTTGACTGGACCGATTCTGTTTTGTGTTGCTCTTGGTGCAACATTACTGATG gcagGTAAGATCCATTTTGGCTATGTGTACGGTATCAGTGCGATGGGCTGCCTGGGCTTGTACTCCCTGCTGAGTCTGATGAGCCTGGTGTGCATCTCTTACGGCTGTGTGGCCAGCGTCCTTGGGTACTGCCTTCTCCCCATGGTGGGCCTCTCCACCTTCGCCATCTTCTTCTCCCTCCA GGGGATTCTGGGAACTCTGTTTGCCCTCCTGGTCATTGGCTGGTGCAGCCTGTCAGCATCCAAGATCTTCATCTCCACCCTGGAAATGGAAGGGCAACAGCTCCTGGTGGCGTACCCCTGCGCTCTGCTGTACGGAGTCTTCGCCCTTCTCACCGTCTTCTGA
- the LOC133131385 gene encoding glucosamine-6-phosphate isomerase 2 isoform X1, protein MRLVILEDYDLASEWAAKYIRNRIVQFRPTADKYFTLGLPTGSTPFGCYKKLIEYHNNGDLSFKYVKTFNMDEYVGLPRNHPESYHSYMWNNFFKHIDIDPRNAHILDGNAADLQSECQDFERKIAEAGGIDLFVGGIGPDGHIAFNEPGSSLVSRTRVKTLAKDTILANARFFGNDLLKVPTMALTVGVGTVMDAREVMILITGAHKAFALYKAIEEGVNHMWTVSAFQQHPSTIFVCDEDATLELRVKTVKYFKGLMHVHNKLVDPVSTMKDYKN, encoded by the exons ATGAGGCTTGTGATTTTGGAGGACTACGACCTGGCGAGTGAATGGGCTGCCAAGTACATTCGGAACCGAATCGTCCAATTCAGGCCGACCGCCGATAAATACTTCACTTTGGGATTACCCACAG GGAGCACTCCTTTTGGCTGTTACAAAAAGCTAATCGAATATCACAATAATGGAGACCTTTCATTCAAGTATGTCAAAACATTCAACATGGATGAGTACGTGG GGCTTCCTCGGAACCACCCAGAAAGCTACCACTCCTACATGTGGAATAACTTCTTCAAGCACATCGACATCGACCCCAGAAACGCTCACATCCTGGACGGGAACGCAGCCGACTTGCAGTCGGAGTGCCAGGACTTTGAGCGCAAAATCGCAGAGGCTGGTGGGATAGACCTCTTCGTTGGCG GTATTGGGCCTGACGGACACATCGCCTTCAACGAGCCCGGATCCAGCCTGGTGTCCCGGACGCGGGTGAAGACCCTGGCCAAAGACACCATCCTCGCCAACGCCCGTTTTTTTGGGAATGACCTCTTGAAGGTCCCCACCATGGCTCTGACCGTCGGCGTTGGCACGGTGATGGACGCCCGGGAG GTGATGATTTTAATAACGGGGGCACACAAGGCCTTTGCCCTGTATAAAGCCATAGAGGAGGGAGTAAACCACATGTGGACAGTATCAGCCTTTCAGCAACACCCTAGCACCATATTCGTGTGTGACGAAGACGCCACTCTGGAGCTGAGGGTCAAAACGGTCAAGTACTTCAAAG GGCTGATGCATGTACACAACAAACTTGTGGACCCTGTGAGCACCATGAAGGACTACAAGAACTGA
- the LOC133131385 gene encoding glucosamine-6-phosphate isomerase 2 isoform X2, with protein MRLVILEDYDLASEWAAKYIRNRIVQFRPTADKYFTLGLPTGSTPFGCYKKLIEYHNNGDLSFKYVKTFNMDEYVGLPRNHPESYHSYMWNNFFKHIDIDPRNAHILDGNAADLQSECQDFERKIAEAGGIDLFVGGIGPDGHIAFNEPGSSLVSRTRVKTLAKDTILANARFFGNDLLKVPTMALTVGVGTVMDAREVMILITGAHKAFALYKAIEEGVNHMWTVSAFQQHPSTIFVCDEDATLELRVKTVKYFKAPGGRTETAALAR; from the exons ATGAGGCTTGTGATTTTGGAGGACTACGACCTGGCGAGTGAATGGGCTGCCAAGTACATTCGGAACCGAATCGTCCAATTCAGGCCGACCGCCGATAAATACTTCACTTTGGGATTACCCACAG GGAGCACTCCTTTTGGCTGTTACAAAAAGCTAATCGAATATCACAATAATGGAGACCTTTCATTCAAGTATGTCAAAACATTCAACATGGATGAGTACGTGG GGCTTCCTCGGAACCACCCAGAAAGCTACCACTCCTACATGTGGAATAACTTCTTCAAGCACATCGACATCGACCCCAGAAACGCTCACATCCTGGACGGGAACGCAGCCGACTTGCAGTCGGAGTGCCAGGACTTTGAGCGCAAAATCGCAGAGGCTGGTGGGATAGACCTCTTCGTTGGCG GTATTGGGCCTGACGGACACATCGCCTTCAACGAGCCCGGATCCAGCCTGGTGTCCCGGACGCGGGTGAAGACCCTGGCCAAAGACACCATCCTCGCCAACGCCCGTTTTTTTGGGAATGACCTCTTGAAGGTCCCCACCATGGCTCTGACCGTCGGCGTTGGCACGGTGATGGACGCCCGGGAG GTGATGATTTTAATAACGGGGGCACACAAGGCCTTTGCCCTGTATAAAGCCATAGAGGAGGGAGTAAACCACATGTGGACAGTATCAGCCTTTCAGCAACACCCTAGCACCATATTCGTGTGTGACGAAGACGCCACTCTGGAGCTGAGGGTCAAAACGGTCAAGTACTTCAAAG CGCCCGGGGGGAGAACAGAAACTGCTGCTTTGGCACGGTAG
- the LOC133131384 gene encoding guanylate-binding protein 1-like, translating to MEKPVCLIENTSAGELRVNQEALEILNSIKQPVVVVSIVGMYRTGKSYLMNRLAGKQTGFPLGSTVQSETKGIWMWCVPHPHRDNQTLVLLDSEGLGDVAKGDQAHDTWIFSLAVLLSCTFVYNSMGTINNEAVMSLHYVTELTEHIKVKSGKEEEGDTAAKYIHFFPTFVWAVRDFTLELRIDGQTVTADEYLDNSLKLVKGKSRQAAYSNGPRECIRNYFPTRKCFVFDQPASKEKLRIIDKLTDADLDPAFVQQTLDFCSYIFKQSREKTITGGYTVTGQMLGNLAVTYVDAIRSGSVPCLENAVAALSQIENSAAVEESFALYRRLLGERVKLHTETQEELSTVQDVCLKEALQLFMKRSFKDEDQSYQKGLMERIRDEYDGKCSENAVLSQTHCIALLQQLWNNLDHDSFMKPGGYADYRVQLDSIIQTYRATPGKGVQAEQALEIFMKEKNDVGSSILNADRNLSEQERKLQEEEARAEMERFKAEVARREQEDTEKRLEDAQRAHRENEKQLMERMEKERHAILEENQRVLDRRLQEQRALISEGFEQKSRMMEAQIDSLQKEVAASKNRGGGGGCILL from the exons GGTTCCCCTTGGGCTCCACTGTCCAGTCTGAGACTAAGGGCATCTGGATGTGGTGTGTGCCCCACCCTCACAGAGATAACCAAACTCTAGTCCTGCTCGACTCTGAGGGTTTGGGGGACGTGGCAAAG GGAGACCAGGCTCATGACACTTGGATCTTTTCCCTGGCCGTCCTCTTGAGCTGCACGTTCGTCTACAACAGCATGGGCACCATCAACAATGAAGCTGTGATGAGCCTGCA CTATGTGACAGAGCTAACAGAACACATCAAGGTGAAGTCCGGCAAGGAGGAAGAGGGCGATACAGCTGCCAAATACATCCACTTCTTCCCCACATTCGTCTGGGCTGTGAGGGACTTCACTCTGGAGCTGAGGATCGATGGACAGACCGTCACTGCGGACGAGTACCTGGATAACTCCCTGAAGCTGGTGAAGG GTAAATCCAGACAAGCGGCCTACAGCAACGGCCCTCGGGAATGCATCCGGAACTACTTCCCGACCAGGAAGTGCTTTGTGTTCGACCAGCCTGCCTCCAAGGAGAAACTGAGGATCATAGACAAACTGACTGATGCTGACCTGGATCCGGCCTTTGTCCAGCAGACGCTTGACTTCTGCAGCTACATTTTCAAACAATCGAGAGAAAAAACTATCACTGGAGGGTATACAGTCACTGGACAGA TGCTGGGGAACCTGGCAGTGACGTACGTGGACGCCATTCGGAGCGGGAGTGTTCCGTGTTTGGAGAACGCGGTGGCAGCACTGTCTCAGATCGAGAACTCGGCGGCAGTCGAGGAGTCTTTCGCCCTCTACAGACGGCTGCTGGGAGAGCGGGTAAAACTGCACACTGAGACTCAGGAGGAGCTCTCCACAGTTCAGGACGTCTGCCTGAAGGAGGCGCTGCAGCTCTTCATGAAACGCTCCTTCAAGGACGAGGACCAGAGCTACCAGAAAGGCCTCATG GAGCGTATAAGAGATGAGtatgatgggaaatgtagtgaGAATGCAGTACTCTCGCAGACTCACTGCATCGCTCTACTACAACAGCTGTGGAACAATCTGGACCACGACTCCTTCATGAAACCTGGAGGATATGCAGACTACCGGGTCCAGCTGGACTCCATCATTCAAACCTACAGAGCTACACCTGGGAAAGGTGTACAG GCAGAACAAGCTCTGGAGATCTTCATGAAGGAGAAAAATGATGTGGGCTCGTCCATCCTGAATGCGGACAGAAACCTCTCAGAACAAGAGAGGAAGCTGCAGG AGGAGGAAGCACgtgcagagatggagagatttAAGGCAGAGGTGGCCCGTAGGGAACAGGAAGACACTGAGAAACGTTTGGAGGATGCacagagagctcacagagagaatGAAAAGCAACTGATGGAGAGGATGGAAAAGGAACGACATGCTATCCTTGAGGAGAACCAGAGAGTTCTCGACAGACGGCTGCAG GAGCAGAGAGCGCTGATTTCAGAGGGGTTCGAGCAGAAATCCAGGATGATGGAGGCTCAAATAGATTCCTTACAGAAGGAGGTGGCAGCATCCAAGAAcagagggggtggtgggggctgTATCCTCCTCTAA